The sequence TGCGCCGCGTCTCAACCCCGTCTAGGCAGaaccccccgcccccctccctctccttcccccgagacacgcgccggaggctcgagggcgagggtGGCTGAAGGCGTCCACGTGTCGGAGTGAGACATCTCTCTGTTCGTTCTCGACGCGAATGGACTAAgatgcgtgcgtgtgtggaCACGCATGTGCGGCACATGTGCGGCATTTGCGCCAGGCGCTTGAACGGGTCGACCCTCTCGAGTTGTTTCGCTGAAATTCGTGGCGCCGAAGTCTCGGCGCGGGTTCGCGAGTGTGTGGTGTCTCACCCGTCGACGTGGTCGTGTTTCATCTCCTCATTGGGAAAGTGTTGCATGTAGGAGACGAGGGGAGCCTGTTTGACAAAGTCGACGGCGGTTCCAAAGGAGAAGTGGCTTTTCCCCTGGTGGAACTGCGAGAGGTTGAGATAGGGGAAGGTGAGGCAGTACTCGGTtccagcgaggaggcaggcgtcCATGAACTGTTCGCGCGTCACGTTCCAGGTgctcagcagctgctccagcTCGACCCACTCGAAGGTGCCGCGCGCCCAGTCGATGTTCACGATGACGCGCGGGACGCCAaacagcagcagagagggTGGCCCCAAGATCGCGTCGAGGAAGTTGTGCTCGGCGAAGTACGCaagctgcgccgtcgcgaagaagggcgccTGTAAGCACTCGCACCCGCGGCTCTTCAAAAAGTGGAAAGAAAATTGCACGAAGTCCGAGTTGATGCGACTCGTCGCGTGCGCAAACTtggagagcgccgcctgACTCCCGCCGTGCGCGTACAGCATCCACCCTTCGTCGATCTGCTGGTGAATCTGCGAGGAGAAAAGCATGTGCgaccgcggctgcaggccctgAAACACAAAGAAGGTCGGAATCTTGTGGTCTTTGAACAGCGCCACTTGCTGAGAAAGCACAGCAAACaacgagggcggcagcccgccaatcgcctccgccagcggaTCCTTCAAACCCGCCAACGACCGCAGCCAGAAAACCGCGTCCACGCCCAGGCGCATGTCTGTCAGCGCCTCAATCTTCCCCTGACGAAGGAGCATGTGCTCCGATAAATACGTTTGCAGATGGCGGACTCTCATCCTGTCTGTTCTGCGACTGGAAATAACCTCTGCGGAAAACGGGGGATCGCACCCTCGCGACAGCGCGCACACGTCGGCTGGTGTCGCAGGTGCGCGCGAAGGGGAACAACAAAAGAGGTAAGACCGGAACCGCGATGCAAGGGACGAATATAGGGATGAAGAAAAGCCGGGAAGAAAGGAAACCGAAAAAGAAAATGCAGAATATCGCAATGGCGGCAGACTGGATATCCGTGCGACGTGCGAAAATTAGACAAACAAGAAGACGAACCACCAAACCTCAGGGCTTAGGAAACGCGAGAATGAGAAGTGGTGAGAGGTGCCAGGTCTAAGAAAAAAGCAAATTAACGATGAGTCTAGAAAAAACCAAGCCCCAAGTCTAGGTTCTCTACTAGCGGCGGACACATACTTCAGGTATACGACGTGGAGAAGCGCGCAAAGAGGCGCGACAACGAAGGAACAAGGAGCGACGAATGCGGGGGAACAAGCAAATTTCGTAGTTCTATGACAGGCAAACTCTGAGTGGAAGTCTGCTTTTCCAAGATATTTCCGCCGGGGAAGAAAATTGCGGTTTTCGCGCAGCCCGGCACGCATGCTCACCCCTTGTCTCTCCCGGTCATCAGCTCGAGCTCCGCCTGTGCAGTGAATGACTTTCTTTCTCGTTTCCTGCAGCTGTAAAAAAATGGAAACCGGCTCACGCGCCATCGGCGCCATCGTGGTTCCCGACTTCACGCAGCGTCAAGGCAGGCGGAAGGAGCGTCCATAAACATGAGAATAATGCTTCGAGGGCGActgagggagagggagggacgAAAAACGACGCGCGTATCGCCGTCAAGGCTCTGCCGCTGGACGAGGCATATTTGCGAACGCGGCGAATAGTCGAACTGGCATCCTCACCCTCGTGTTGTCATCTGTATATGTCTTCATTCGCAGTTGTGTGCTCTATTACGGACTGTTGTTCGGGTACGTTTCACTCGTTCGCCTTTGCACATGGTTCTGTGGAAGTGGAAGTCGGGAGGATTTTCCCAAGCACACGTTGTCACCGTTCGCTGTAGTGAGCGCTGGGAGTTGACGCGGTaccggctgccgcgcctgctcAGAAAACCatgaggagaggcagcccCCCGGTCCAAAGTGTTCCTCGTGTATTGAATTGTGTCGTCAATGTTCGTTGGGACTTCCAATGCCGCAAACTTGGCACCTGACTGTGTTTGTCAATCGCATTTGTCTCATTCTGACCCTTTTTAGAATTGTCCGTCCTCGGCCGGCCACTCGAGTCACCGGTTCGAATCGCCCTCCTATCTTTCTTCGTCGATGTGGGACCGCGTGTCTTCTGTTCTGGAGGTTATCAAGGTGTAAAGACTCGGCATCTGTGGTCGGTCTTCTTGCCTGTCCCTCGGAGGCGTTCGTTCGCGCGAACAGCtgctgtacatacacctaCGGCACACGAGCGGGAACCACTTCTTTCGTGGCCGTCTGTGCTGCGCATTGACATTCCTTTCTCTTCCCCCTATTCGAGTCGCTGGGGCGGCTTCGAGTGAGTCTGCACTCAGCGTTAATTTAATAGAGCTTGTCCGGAAGTCGGAAAATGAACGGTCACTCAGGGgtcgcggcgtgcggcggagcgtcggccgccgccagagcCACAGAGGGCAAGCGAGGCCTGTCTGGAACAGATGAAAAGAAAAAATCTGCGAGCGAGGGACTTGCTGAGAAGCTTCTTCTCGGATGGACGATGCTCGGAGATACGTGCCCTCAGGTAGGCACAAGTCTGCTCCACCGAAACGGCGAACGCACACCTCTCCGGCCTGTCGCGCCGGCACGTACTGGATAGGATCTGCGCATTGCTCaagcgagaggacgcgcaTATGCGTATAGCAATCATATTGGGATCATGGGGCACTGGGTTCTTTATTGTGGTGTACTCCCTGCTGCAAGAAGGATGGCGCACGTTGCCTTCCAGAACCTCTCCAGTGATTGCCGACACAAggggccttcgcggccttctccctcgctcaCGCGTTCCCGCTGTCAGTCCTCGTGCTTCCTGTTTTTCTTCAGTGCGTGAGCGTTCCTCTCATGCGCGACAAGCAGCATCAGCTCTTCTGCGTGGCTTGTGAGGCCTTCGTTCCGCCGAGCCTTCTCGAagacggcgggcgcagcgccggcgcccgcaggccgcaggccGAAGATACcaagcgcgagcagcgcgagcgtgtGGGACCCCCGCACGGAGAGGAGTCGCGATACGATGCGGCGGGGCCTGCATCGAGTGAGTCGTCGCCGGAAGGCTCGTATATTACCCATTCTAGTGAGGGAGACAGTCAGGCAGATCCGCTAGAACCAAACAATGGATATAGGGGAAGGGTGCATTTAAGCGATGAAGGATTCGCCCGTGGGCAGGCTGTCCGAAGTCCAACTAGGCGGGAGCCAGAATCGCGGGAGCCCCAGTCGGGGTGGATTCCGTTGGTTTCTGTCGCGTGCACACGCAGTTTGCATATTCACGTGCGCGTTTGTTCAAGTGGTCGGTCACTtgcacatatatgtatatatacacatatattaactatatatataaacacatatgtatatatagatgaCCGTGTAATGGCAGTCTGGAGCGCACACAGTGTGCAGAAAAgtctgcgctgctggcgaGGGGCTTTTGCATGacttctcttcctcgccgaTCGACTGCAGATGCTAGCTGCGGACAGGggtgtgtttttttcagtTGCTGGCCGAGGACCGCAGTACCAGATGGTCGCGTCGATTCCGCTGAATCAAGCAGACAACGCGCGAATCCAGTCGACTCTGTCAGCTGCCGTCGGGGGAGAGGGGCTCAGAGCTAGCCATGGAGACGTTTCTGacggaggcgggcggggggtagcgcgtgtgtcttccaagtcgctgcaggaggacgacgaatACCGAACAAACATGCACCCAGAAACCGCGGAATCTGGCAGTTACCTTCAGGTGAGGCGACGCATAGTTTTGACCAGGCTCGACGGTCGCTCCAGCAGCCTTCAGAGAGATGTCTCTCGGGCGCAGACAAACAGGTTCAcgcgcccccctccccccttccctccGAATACGCCAGCCAGCAGGAAAGGCTGATGGGCAGTAACGAGGTTGTTccacgcggcagcagcggtgCGAGGGCTGTCCCGCGTTCCGGCGAAATGCCTGTGCGCGCTATGTTCGGACTCTCCCGTTGTTCGCCCTCTACGTGCGGAGCTGGTCACAAGGTCACATGTGGGGACAAAGTCGCGGGTTGATTCCAAGCAGGGCTGTCGGCTCCAatgtgtgtgtgcctgcCGTTCGTCTGCTTTCGCTGCAGGTGTCTGCGGAGCTGCTCAAGTGGCgtgaggagacgctgcggcgatGTGGGCTCCTCTCGGGTGCTACGGggcggcctgcagagacCTGCGCGAAGCCTTACCCCGCAGCGCCAGTCGGGAACGAGGCTGCATGCCAaacggcgtctgctgccggcgcgagcCGGCGACCTCTCCCTGAAGAATTGAGACTTTGCGAAAAGGCGTCCGCCTGCCGAGGAGAGGCTCTATCCGAAGCGAGGACCGCGGTGCTCGGGACGATCAGACGGTAAGGCAGCAGCCAGCGGACTGGTAAACCCTAAACGTTAAATTGAACAGAGTCTTCACAAGCGAGTCTGCGGTGTGGTTAGGTGATTTTTATGAGGCCGTGCGAGTGCCCCCCCGCCAGTGCCTCTGTGGAATCTCCGGTTTGCGTACATTTCGTAGCTCTAAGTGTGATACGTCTGATCTCACctgcgtcttttttttttttccgctctgcggcgtACAGTGGGTCTGCTCCCATATTTCGTATATTCCATGCCTGAAACCCTAAAACTCTTTCAGCAGTTTTTTGAGCTCATTTttccggcgcagcgggctcTCCTGTCGAGTTGCAATTTCTTCATATGACACACATCCTATGTATGGCACTAATGCATCGGTATTCACACGCTGTATCCACACGTGGCGGACGGCTGTGTGCGCTTCAGGTATGCGGTCGCGCTCACGCCGCACGCGTCCCGCGCGGCTACGACTCTCGAAAGGTACGTGgtggagaggccgcgccttcgggcgcctgcgcaggttGCCTTGGAAGTCTGAACATACTTCTACAAGCACGTGAGTTGCCTAGCTGTGTGTCGGCGAAAATTACGCGCGGCTCCAGCGGTATCGCACGCGATAGGTAGCGCTTCTGACGGTGTGATGCTGGGGGAACAAAGCCGCCCAGGCTGGCACACGGTCGCGGCATGTGGGGGTCAGGCAGCTACTGGCAAGTTCcacgcaggggggggggggggggggggcggggacCCAGGGCCAGAAGGTAGCCTCCACTCAGCAGCAGGAAGACTCTCTGAAGTCTGTGGCGGCCAGCGCGAGTGGCGCAGTCTGCGCGCGCTCACCACGATGAATATGTTTCGTGCAGTGAAGAGCGTCACACAGAAACGCGACTTTCTCCAAGCTAGATGAGTTAGAGTGCAAAGAGTTTGTTCtacgcgcgtctgccttcgcATGTGGTGCGCTTTCACAGCGAGCGGCAAGTCCTACTCTCCCTGCAAACAGCCCTGCAAG is a genomic window of Besnoitia besnoiti strain Bb-Ger1 chromosome IV, whole genome shotgun sequence containing:
- a CDS encoding Sjogren's syndrome/scleroderma autoantigen 1 (Autoantigen p27) protein (encoded by transcript BESB_055180), translated to MNGHSGVAACGGASAAARATEGKRGLSGTDEKKKSASEGLAEKLLLGWTMLGDTCPQCVSVPLMRDKQHQLFCVACEAFVPPSLLEDGGRSAGARRPQAEDTKREQRERVGPPHGEESRYDAAGPASIAGRGPQYQMVASIPLNQADNARIQSTLSAAVGGEGLRASHGDVSDGGGRGVARVSSKSLQEDDEYRTNMHPETAESGSYLQVSAELLKWREETLRRCGLLSGATGRPAETCAKPYPAAPVGNEAACQTASAAGASRRPLPEELRLCEKASACRGEALSEARTAVLGTIRRYAVALTPHASRAATTLESERQVLLSLQTALQVLGTLDSLA